One genomic segment of Chitinophaga parva includes these proteins:
- a CDS encoding metallophosphoesterase family protein, producing the protein MKRRTLLRNMGGLLLTAPLAGRSIITGSKPALRIAHLTDIHLKDKWDAPRRFIKCLHHVQAQSPKVDLVLNGGDVVFDMNKENMDTINAQWKLMKDTLAADCSLPVHYTLGNHDIWWNEDDKGQAIYGKKYSMDKLGLSSPYYSFNKGGWKFIILDSVHLDIDNTWYIGKLGDEQMNWLKTELENTPATTPVLVMTHIPILSATNLIEDDTVNRWTLLGGDMMTDNAKIIRLFYQHPNVKLCLSGHIHLRDKVVYNNVTYLCNGAVSGAWWEGNKRETAPGYGLIDLYADGTFTEAYVNY; encoded by the coding sequence ATGAAGAGAAGAACTTTGCTCCGCAATATGGGCGGGCTGTTGCTTACCGCGCCGCTGGCGGGGCGCAGCATCATCACCGGATCTAAACCTGCATTACGTATAGCCCACCTTACAGATATCCACCTGAAAGATAAATGGGATGCTCCCCGGCGTTTTATAAAATGCCTTCATCATGTGCAAGCGCAATCTCCCAAAGTAGACCTGGTCCTCAACGGCGGTGACGTGGTGTTTGACATGAACAAAGAAAACATGGACACCATCAATGCACAGTGGAAACTCATGAAAGACACGCTGGCCGCAGATTGCAGCCTGCCTGTGCACTATACGCTGGGTAACCATGATATCTGGTGGAATGAAGACGATAAAGGCCAGGCCATCTATGGTAAAAAATATTCCATGGATAAACTGGGCCTCTCTTCCCCTTATTACAGTTTCAACAAAGGTGGCTGGAAATTCATTATCCTTGACAGTGTGCACCTGGACATAGACAATACCTGGTACATTGGTAAGCTGGGGGACGAACAAATGAACTGGCTGAAAACTGAACTGGAAAACACACCCGCTACCACACCGGTGCTGGTGATGACCCACATACCCATCCTCTCTGCCACCAATCTTATTGAAGACGATACCGTGAACCGCTGGACCTTGCTGGGTGGAGACATGATGACGGATAACGCAAAGATCATCCGGCTCTTTTACCAGCATCCCAATGTGAAGCTCTGCCTGAGCGGCCATATTCACCTGCGCGACAAAGTGGTGTATAACAACGTGACTTACCTTTGCAACGGCGCGGTAAGTGGTGCCTGGTGGGAAGGTAACAAGCGGGAAACCGCCCCTGGCTATGGTTTGATAGACCTGTATGCCGATGGCACTTTCACAGAAGCTTACGTCAATTATTAA
- a CDS encoding L-ribulose-5-phosphate 4-epimerase, whose translation MPYQDIQQAAYEANMQLPKLGLVLFTFGNVSAADRQQGVFAIKPSGVPYDELTPEKMVIVDFEGKTVQGNLRPSSDTLTHAVLYKHWENIGGIVHTHSTYATAWSQTLRDIPVYGTTHADHLTADIPCAPPMDDAMIKGNYEYETGFQIMNALRDKGLRYEEVEMILVGNHAPFTWGKTASKAVYNSAVLEAVAQMAYLTEQIYSDCSRLKASLIQKHYQRKHGDGAYYGQD comes from the coding sequence ATGCCATACCAGGATATTCAACAAGCGGCTTATGAAGCCAATATGCAATTGCCTAAATTAGGCCTGGTGCTTTTTACCTTTGGCAATGTAAGTGCTGCAGACCGCCAGCAGGGCGTGTTTGCCATAAAGCCCAGCGGTGTGCCTTATGATGAGCTAACACCGGAAAAAATGGTGATCGTGGACTTTGAGGGCAAGACCGTGCAAGGCAACCTGCGCCCTTCTTCAGATACACTCACCCATGCTGTGCTTTATAAACACTGGGAAAACATTGGTGGCATTGTGCACACGCACTCCACCTACGCCACCGCATGGTCACAGACCCTGCGCGACATTCCCGTGTACGGCACCACGCATGCAGACCATCTTACCGCGGACATCCCTTGTGCACCGCCCATGGACGACGCCATGATCAAGGGCAATTATGAATATGAAACAGGCTTCCAGATCATGAACGCCCTGCGCGATAAAGGCCTCCGCTACGAAGAAGTGGAAATGATCCTGGTAGGCAATCATGCGCCTTTTACCTGGGGCAAAACCGCCTCCAAGGCTGTGTACAACAGTGCCGTGCTGGAAGCGGTGGCACAGATGGCCTACCTCACGGAACAGATCTATAGCGATTGCTCCCGCCTCAAAGCCTCCCTCATTCAAAAGCACTACCAGCGCAAACACGGTGATGGTGCTTACTACGGCCAGGATTAA
- the araA gene encoding L-arabinose isomerase: MTDLKKLEVWFVTGSQHLYGEDTLKQVAAHAETIARGLDAGNIPVHVVFKPTVKTPEEIYQVCQQANAAANCIGIIAWMHTFSPAKMWINGLKILQKPLCHLHTQFNRDIPWSEIDMDFMNLNQSAHGDREFGFIVSRLRLNRKVVVGHWQDPETIAQLEAWARAAAGWHDWQGARFVRFGDNMRYVAVTDGDKVEAEYRFGYSVNTHGIGDLVAVINQVGDAAVDKLVQEYADTYQLVESLRKGGAAHASLQDAARIELGLKAFLEDGNYKGFTDTFEDLHGMKQLPGIASQRLMQQGYGFAGEGDWKTAALVRAMKVMGSGLQGGNSFMEDYTYHFEPGNALVLGSHMLEICPSIADGKPSCEIHPLGIGGKADPVRLVFNSAAGPALNASIIDMGNRFRLLVNTVEAVPPQAALPKLPVARVLWKPYPDMKTGCAAWILAGGAHHTCYSQNLTAEHLENFADMADIEFTLINQHTELHRFKNELRWSEVYYQLHQK; the protein is encoded by the coding sequence ATGACAGACTTAAAAAAATTGGAAGTTTGGTTCGTTACCGGCAGCCAGCACCTCTATGGAGAAGACACCCTGAAGCAGGTGGCTGCACACGCTGAAACCATTGCCCGTGGCCTGGATGCAGGCAATATACCGGTACACGTGGTGTTTAAGCCCACGGTAAAAACACCGGAAGAGATCTACCAGGTATGCCAGCAGGCAAATGCCGCGGCAAATTGCATCGGCATTATTGCCTGGATGCATACCTTCTCCCCTGCCAAGATGTGGATCAATGGCCTTAAGATCTTACAAAAACCCCTCTGCCACCTGCATACCCAGTTTAACCGCGACATTCCCTGGAGCGAGATAGACATGGACTTCATGAACCTGAACCAGAGCGCCCACGGCGACCGTGAGTTTGGCTTCATTGTGAGCCGCCTGCGCCTGAACCGCAAAGTGGTGGTAGGCCACTGGCAGGACCCGGAAACCATTGCACAACTGGAAGCCTGGGCCCGGGCGGCCGCCGGCTGGCACGACTGGCAGGGCGCGCGCTTTGTGCGCTTTGGCGACAATATGCGCTACGTAGCGGTAACCGATGGTGATAAAGTAGAAGCAGAATACCGCTTCGGCTACTCCGTAAACACCCACGGCATTGGCGACCTGGTGGCCGTGATCAACCAGGTGGGCGATGCAGCGGTGGACAAGCTGGTGCAGGAATATGCAGACACTTACCAACTGGTGGAAAGCCTGCGCAAAGGAGGGGCAGCCCATGCATCCCTGCAGGATGCCGCCCGCATAGAACTGGGCCTGAAGGCATTCCTGGAAGATGGCAACTACAAAGGCTTTACCGATACGTTTGAAGACCTGCACGGTATGAAACAGCTGCCGGGCATCGCCTCCCAGCGCCTTATGCAGCAAGGCTACGGCTTTGCAGGTGAGGGCGACTGGAAAACAGCAGCCCTGGTGCGTGCCATGAAAGTGATGGGCAGCGGCCTGCAGGGCGGCAATTCTTTTATGGAAGATTACACCTATCACTTTGAACCGGGCAATGCACTGGTACTGGGCTCACATATGCTGGAGATCTGCCCGTCTATCGCAGATGGCAAGCCCTCCTGCGAGATCCATCCGCTGGGCATAGGCGGCAAGGCAGATCCCGTACGCCTGGTGTTCAACTCCGCCGCAGGCCCCGCGCTGAATGCATCTATCATTGATATGGGCAACCGTTTCCGCCTGCTGGTAAATACCGTGGAAGCCGTGCCACCACAAGCCGCGCTGCCCAAGCTGCCCGTAGCCCGCGTGCTGTGGAAACCTTACCCGGACATGAAAACAGGCTGCGCGGCATGGATCCTCGCAGGCGGTGCACACCACACCTGCTACAGCCAGAACCTCACCGCGGAACACCTGGAAAATTTTGCAGACATGGCTGACATTGAGTTTACCCTCATTAACCAACATACAGAATTGCACCGCTTTAAAAATGAACTGCGCTGGAGTGAAGTATACTACCAGCTGCATCAAAAATAA
- a CDS encoding ribulokinase, translated as MNTQDYVIGLDYGTDSVRAVLADAGNGAIITTSVFNYPRWRDQLYCDAAESRYRQHPLDYVEGLEYTIRDCLAQAGPGAAQKVKAISVDTTGSTPVAVNAAGKPLALLPEFAHNPNAMFVLWKDHTSVKEAAQINAHAKKFDTDYLQFVGGIYSSEWFWAKLLHILRADEAVRKATVSWVEHCDWIPFLLSGGNDIKQLKRGVCSAGHKGLWAAAFGGYPPNGFFASLDPLLDGFAPAMPAVTYAANEAAGTLSAEWAARLGLGSEVIIGIGAFDAHMGAVGGQIAPYYLSKVMGTSTCDMLVAPVEEVKDKLVRGICGQVHGSVIPGMIGMEAGQSAFGDAYAWFKKIVSWPLQQAIAQCSDENMKATLQKTSDDIIPALTKAAAALPLDVQAELALDWINGRRTPDANQLLKGSITGMNMASDAPRLFRAVVEATCFGARAIVDRFVDQGIPVKGLIGLGGVAKKSPYIMQMMADVINMPIRIHRTEQTCAIGAAMFAATAAGIYPNVEAAMQAMGQGFEAEYLPDAGRAAIYAQRYERYKELGAFIEAHTH; from the coding sequence ATGAACACACAAGATTATGTAATTGGCCTTGATTACGGTACGGATTCCGTGCGGGCCGTGCTTGCAGATGCAGGCAATGGAGCGATCATCACCACTTCCGTTTTTAATTACCCGCGCTGGCGCGATCAGTTATACTGCGATGCGGCGGAGAGCCGCTACCGCCAGCACCCGCTGGATTACGTGGAAGGATTGGAATACACCATCAGGGACTGCCTGGCACAGGCAGGGCCTGGTGCTGCACAAAAAGTGAAGGCCATCTCCGTAGATACCACCGGTTCCACCCCCGTAGCGGTGAATGCAGCAGGAAAGCCCCTGGCATTGCTGCCAGAGTTTGCCCACAATCCTAACGCCATGTTTGTGCTGTGGAAGGATCACACTTCCGTGAAAGAAGCAGCACAGATCAATGCGCATGCAAAAAAGTTCGACACCGACTACCTGCAGTTCGTGGGCGGCATCTATTCTTCTGAATGGTTCTGGGCTAAATTGCTGCACATCCTGCGCGCGGACGAAGCCGTGCGCAAAGCTACAGTGTCATGGGTAGAACATTGCGACTGGATCCCATTCCTTTTATCCGGCGGTAATGATATAAAGCAGTTGAAACGCGGCGTATGCTCCGCCGGCCACAAAGGCTTATGGGCAGCGGCTTTTGGCGGCTACCCGCCCAACGGGTTCTTCGCTTCCCTGGACCCGCTGCTGGATGGATTTGCCCCTGCTATGCCGGCCGTCACTTACGCCGCCAACGAAGCAGCCGGTACGCTCTCTGCAGAATGGGCTGCACGCCTGGGACTGGGCTCGGAGGTGATCATAGGCATCGGTGCCTTTGATGCACACATGGGCGCCGTGGGTGGACAAATAGCACCTTACTATTTAAGCAAAGTAATGGGCACCTCTACCTGTGACATGCTGGTAGCGCCTGTGGAAGAAGTAAAAGACAAACTGGTGCGCGGCATCTGCGGCCAGGTACACGGCTCTGTGATACCCGGCATGATCGGCATGGAAGCCGGCCAGAGCGCCTTTGGCGATGCCTATGCCTGGTTTAAAAAAATAGTGAGCTGGCCTTTGCAGCAAGCCATTGCGCAATGCAGCGATGAAAACATGAAAGCCACCTTGCAAAAGACGTCAGACGATATTATTCCCGCCCTCACCAAAGCCGCTGCGGCACTGCCATTGGATGTGCAGGCAGAACTGGCATTGGACTGGATCAATGGGCGCCGTACACCGGACGCCAACCAGTTATTAAAAGGTAGCATCACCGGGATGAATATGGCCAGCGATGCGCCCCGCCTCTTCCGCGCGGTAGTGGAAGCCACCTGCTTTGGCGCCAGGGCTATTGTAGACCGCTTCGTGGACCAGGGCATTCCTGTGAAGGGATTGATAGGCCTGGGCGGGGTGGCCAAGAAGTCGCCTTACATTATGCAGATGATGGCCGATGTGATCAACATGCCCATCCGCATTCACCGCACGGAGCAAACCTGTGCCATTGGTGCGGCCATGTTTGCCGCTACGGCCGCCGGGATCTATCCAAACGTGGAAGCCGCAATGCAGGCCATGGGCCAGGGTTTTGAAGCAGAATACCTGCCGGATGCCGGCCGTGCTGCCATCTATGCACAACGTTATGAACGCTATAAAGAACTGGGCGCTTTCATAGAAGCCCATACGCACTAA
- a CDS encoding 2-hydroxyacid dehydrogenase — MKVFITRVIPQAGKDLLLAAGHTIEEWTEKRNLTPAELVAHCSDADALLSAGSNKIDAAFLDAAPHLKVIALHAVGYDNVDVAAATRHGIPIGNTPGVLTNATADTAFLLMLATSRKAFYLHKRIIRGEWNFFEPTANLGISLDGKTLGIFGMGSIGQNMARRCKAAYGMQVIYHNRRRDDTAEKELGATYVDFNTLLQQSDVLSVHAPLTPETQGKFNAAAFAQMKPSAIFVNTARGSLHNESDLIAALEGGQIWGAGLDVTNPEPMHPDNVLLQMPNVCVLPHIGSATQETRDAMAVLAAQNIIAGLKGERLPAVVNPEVYG, encoded by the coding sequence ATGAAAGTCTTTATCACCCGTGTAATTCCGCAGGCCGGCAAGGACCTGCTGCTAGCCGCCGGTCACACCATTGAAGAATGGACCGAAAAAAGAAATCTTACGCCTGCTGAACTGGTAGCGCATTGCAGTGATGCAGATGCCCTGCTCAGCGCAGGTTCCAATAAAATAGACGCCGCTTTCCTCGATGCAGCGCCCCACCTGAAGGTGATCGCCTTACACGCTGTAGGTTATGACAATGTAGATGTAGCTGCCGCTACCCGGCATGGGATACCCATTGGCAATACGCCCGGTGTGCTCACCAATGCCACGGCGGACACCGCTTTCCTGCTCATGCTGGCTACTTCCCGCAAAGCTTTTTATCTCCACAAGCGCATTATCCGCGGAGAATGGAATTTCTTTGAGCCCACGGCAAACCTGGGCATTTCCCTGGATGGAAAGACGCTTGGTATCTTTGGTATGGGTAGCATAGGCCAGAACATGGCCCGGCGCTGCAAGGCCGCTTACGGCATGCAGGTCATCTACCACAACCGCCGCCGCGATGATACCGCGGAAAAGGAGCTGGGTGCCACCTACGTAGACTTTAATACCCTGCTCCAGCAAAGTGATGTGCTTTCCGTACATGCACCGCTTACACCGGAAACCCAGGGTAAGTTTAATGCTGCTGCCTTTGCGCAGATGAAGCCCTCCGCTATTTTCGTGAACACCGCCCGCGGCAGCCTTCACAACGAATCCGATCTCATTGCCGCCCTGGAAGGTGGCCAGATCTGGGGCGCGGGCCTGGATGTAACCAATCCTGAGCCCATGCACCCGGACAATGTGCTGCTGCAGATGCCCAACGTATGTGTGCTGCCCCACATTGGTTCCGCTACGCAGGAAACCCGCGACGCTATGGCCGTCCTGGCCGCGCAGAACATCATCGCGGGCCTCAAAGGCGAGCGCCTGCCGGCAGTAGTGAACCCGGAAGTGTATGGTTGA